The DNA segment CACTGGCCGAGTAGACCTCCCAGGGCGCGCTGTGCGCCACGGCGAGCACGCCGAACGGAACGGCAGAGGCGACGCCGCTGACCACGAGCGCCCCCTTGGCCCCGATGGCGGCGGTGATGCGCCCGTTGTAGAGCCCGGCGACGAGTGTGCCCAAGGCGCTGGGCACCAGGAACAGCCCGGCCATCGTCGCAGACGCCCCGAAGCCGTAGCCGGCCCGGGTCGGGGTCTCGACGAAGGGCGGCAGCACGACGATGGACGCGTACATGCCGATGCCGAAGAGCAGGGCCGCCACGTTCGTCCACCACACGGTTGGAATGCGCATCACGCGCATGTCCACCAGTGGCTGGCGGGCCGTGAGCTCGACGCGCACCCAGATGGCGAAGAAGACGACCGTGGCCCCGAACAACCCGATCACGCCCGCCGACCCCCAACCCCATACCGGTCCCTCGGTGACACCTACGAGCACCGCTACCAGCCAGGCCGACATGAGCACGGCACCCCGCACGTCCACCTTCCCGGGGGTCTTCACGGGGGACTCGGGTATGAAGCGGATGGTGGCGACCAAGGCGGCGACCACGAGGACCAGCGGGAACCAGAACAGCCAGTGGTAGGAGAGGTGCTGGACCACGGGCCCGCCCACGATGATGCCCACGCCGGCTCCGATGCCAAGCAGCGCGGAGATGAGCCCGATGCCCCCCGCCACCTTCTCAGTCGGGAACTCGTCGCGGATGATCCCGAAGGCCAGCGGGAACACCGCACCGGCAACCCCCTGGATCACCCGGGCCACGATGAGCAGCCAGAGCGACCCCGCGAAGCCTCCCAGGATCGTGCCCGCAGCCAGGACGGCAAATACAAGGACGAGCATCTTCTCTTTGCCGAACATGTCCCCGAGGCGGCCGAGGATCGGGGTGGCCACCGACGAGCTGACCAGGAAGGCGCTGAGAAGCCAGGCGACGGCCGATTCGCTCGTGTGGAGATCGTGCTGAATGGTGGCGAGGGCCGGCAACACCATCGACTGCATCAGGACATAGGCCAGCGTGCCGATGGCGAGCACACCGAACGTGACCCGGTAGTGCTGGCGCGGCCGGTCTCCGGTCGCCGTCCCGTCGGCGTCGAGCGCGACCGGAGCCATCCTCGGGAGACTAGCAGCGAAGCGGAATCAGGTTCCGGTTAACTTGGCTACGGGACCGGTGAGGGTCCGCGGCGGGGGGCGGGCCGGCCTCCCGGGCCGGCCCTACGCGGCGGCGCGCTCGAGGACGTGAACGCCGCAGGCCGAGCCGAGACCGATGACGTGGGCCAAGCCGACTGTCGCGCCCTCGATCTGACGATCACCCGCCTCCTCGCGGAGGTGGTGACACACCTCCCAGATGTTGGCGATGCCGGTGGCAGCAATGGGATGGCCCTTCGACTCGAGGCCGCCGGAGACGTTGACCGGCGTCCGGCCGTCCCGCCAAGTGGCGCCGGACTCGAAGAACGGCACCGCTTCGCCCTCGGCACACAGGCCAAGGTTGTCGTAGTGCACGAGCTCCGCGGTCGCGAAGCAATCGTGCAGCTCGACCAGGTCGAGGTCCTCAGGTGAGACACCCGACTGCTCGTAGGCCTGGCTGGCCGCCTGGCGGGTGAGGGTGTTCACGTCGGGGAGGACCTGGCACGCCTCCTCCCATGGGTCGGTGGTCAGCACCGAGGCCGACACCTTCACCGCCCGCCGTCGTTGCGTCGGATCCAGTGTCTTGAGCTTCTCTCCGCTGACCACCACCGCCGCAGCGGCGCCGTCGCAGTTGGCCGAGCACATCGGCCTCGTATTGGGATAGGCGATCATCACGTCGCCCATGATCTGGTCGAGCGTCATCTTCTTGCTGTAGGCGGCGAGTGGGTTGAGCGTCGAGTGCGAGTGGTTCTTCTCGCTGATCCGCGCGAACAGCTCGAAGGTTGCTCCACCGTGCTTGTGTCCGTACTCCATCCCCACTTGAGCGAAGACGCCCGGCATCGTCTCGGTGCCGACACGGCCGTCGATCGTGGCGACCGAGCCGTAGCGCCCGTGGGGCTCGTACACGTTCCGGTCGCTCTTGGGCCTGCCGCCGCCCCCGAGCAGACCCGCGCCGGCAAGCTTCTCGACGCCGACGGCGAGCCCCAGCTCGCACTCCCCGGCCTTGATGGCCATGACGGCAGTCCGCAGGGCCGTGGCACCCGTCGCGCACGCGTTGGCCACGTTGTAGACGGGGATGCCTGTCTGGCCGATCTGCTTCTGCAGCTGCTGGCCGATGCCGTTGGCGGCACCCATGAGGTTGCCGGCCGCGAGCACCCCCATGTCCTTCATCGAAACGCCACCGTCGGCCAGCGCGGCGAGCGCCGCCTCCGCTGCCAGGTCCACGGTGTCGAGATTGGGATGCTTGCCGAACTTCGTCATGTGGATCCCGAGGATCCACACATCGTCACGCGCCATCAGGCTCCTCCAGCGGCTCGAAACCGAAGCCGACCGCCTCGGTGCCGTCATCGTCCGCACCGACCACGTAGGTGGCCAGACGGACCTTCATGCCAAGCTTCACGTGCTCGGGATCCGGCGTGGTGTTGATGACGTTGGCGCGCACGCTCGTCCCACCGCAGTCGATGACCGATGCGACGAACGGGACCGGGATGCCGGGCGCTGCCATCGACACGATCGTGAAGGCGCGCAGCACGCCCTCGCTGTCGATCGGAGCCTTGTGGAATCCGGTCCCCCCGCATGACGCGCAAGCGTTGCGCCGGTCGAAGTACCGTGCCCCACACGACGAGCACTCGTTCGCCTCCAGGTGCGGCTCCTCGCCCAATACCAGGTACTCGACCAACGGGATCTGTCTGCCCACACCTTCTCCCTCAAGGCCGCGCCGCGGTGGCACGTGTCACACGACCCTAACAAGGCGAGACACGTCCTTCCAAGTTCACCGGCTCTTGGCCCCGACGTACGTCGAGCCGAAGGCCTGCAGAAAGTCGCGGGTCTCGGCGGCGGAAGGGGATGCGCCTGGGACGATGATCCAGGTGGCGCCCGCCGCCTCCAGGACGCCGAAAGCGTCACGGTGGCGCTCGACGTCCTTGGTGGGATCGGCGATGGTGCCGTCCGCGTAGGACGGGGCCACCTGGAGGACCTCGCCTCGCTCACCAGCGAGGTCTCGGAGCTCGGCGACCTTGGCGGCGATGTCGGCAGCCGTCTCGAGGTGGGGCGTCCGGGCCGTGGCCGATACCTGGGCAGGACCGACGAGCGGCATCCAGCCCTGGCATCGCCCGGCGATGCGCCGGAGGGTTCGCCGGGCGTTGCCACCGAGCCAGATGGGGATCGGGTCCTGCACCGGACGGGGCCGGGCGACCACGTCCCTGGCCTCGAAGTGTGCCCCGCGATAACTGAACGGCTCGCCGCTCCAATGCATCGGCAGGACGTCGAGCACCTCGTCGAGGAGGACGTTGCGCTCTTCGAAGTCGACACCGAGGGCGAAGAACTCCGACTTCTGATAGCCGGTGCCCATCCCGAGGATGAGGCGACCATTGGACACCTTGTCCACGCTCGCCGCCGTCTTCGCCAGCAGCGAGGGGTTCCGGTACGGGCCCACGGCGAGGTAGGTGAGCAGCCGCAGCCGGGTGGTGACCGATGCTGCGCTCGCAAGGGCGACAAAAGGGTCGAGGGTCTGGTGGCCTCCCGACGCGAGCCAGCGAGCGCCCGGAGCGGGGTGCTCAGTGAACGCCAGCCCCTCCCAACCGGCGGCCTCGGCGGACCTCGCCACCTCGCCGACGGGCCCGGCGTCGAGCAGATCGCCGTCGAGGCCTCGGAGCTCAGGATACGAATAGATGAACTGCATCGGCCCCCTGGTCTTCGATGTCCACTGCGACGACTTCCTCTCGGTCCTCGTCGCCAACGGCGCTCGACGATACTGTCCTGTCGGACACCAGGCAGGCAGAGTGAGGCAGCCCAGGGTGGAGCTCGGTTTTACGTCCATGAACACGCCCGAGGACGGAGCGCCCGCCGAGCTTGCCCGGGCGCTCGAGGAGCGGGGCTACGGATCCCTGTGGGTGGGCGAGCACTCCCACATCCCCGTCTCCCGCCGCACTCCGTACCCCGCCGGCGGCGAGCTGCCACCGCAGTACCTGCGGATGATGGATCCGTTCGTCACCCTTACGGCGGCGGCCGCCGCCACCGAGCGGCTGCTCGTCGGAACGGGCGTGGCTCTCCCGCTCGAGCACGACTTGCTGGGCCTGGCCAAGTCGGTCGCCACCATCGATCGGATCTCGGGCGGACGGTTCCTGTTCGGCGTCGGCGTCGGATGGAACGAGGAGGAACTGACCAACCATCGCCCGATCCCGTGGGCAAAGCGGTACCGGGCACTCGCCGAGTGCGTCGTCGCCCTGCGGGTGCTCTGGTCGGATCACGAGTCGGAGTTCCACGGCCAGTTCTACGACTTCGACCCGGTGTGGTCGCACCCCAAGCCCATGACGACACCCCACCCTCCCCTGCTCTGTGGCATGGGCGGCCCCCTTGGCGCCCAGCACACCATCGAGTGGGCCGATGCCTGGCTGCCCATGGACGTCGCCCTCGGCGACGTGGCCGAGCGGCTCACCCGGTTCCGGGCGAAGGCCGAGGAGGCCGGCCGGGGTGACATCCCGATCTCCATGGTTACATGGGGAGATCCCACGATCGACACCCTCAGGGCGTACCGCGATCTGGGCATCGAGCGCGTCGTGCTCGGCGCCGGCCGCCAGCACTGGGACGACCCGAAGACGACCTACCCGTTCATCGACCGCTATGCCGCCTACATCGACGTGCTGAGGTAGCGAGCACGCACCGACGCGGCGTCGTTGGCCACCGATCCGACAACAATGCGAAGCTACTGGTTGAGTAGTCCGTGTCCGGGAGGATGACGATACATGGGAGCTCGAGACCCGGACCTCCGGCACAAGGTTGCTCTGGTCACCGGGGCGAGCCGGGGGGTCGGCGCTGCGACGGCGCTGGCCCTTGCCAATGCTGGCTGCACCGTTGCGTGCGCGGCCCGAGCGACCACCGAGCAGCCGCAACGAACGCCTGGGACCATCGACGACGTCGTGAGCCGGATAGAGGATGCAGGAGGCACGGCGCTCGCCGTTCCTACCAACCTCGCCGACGAGAACCAGGTGGTGGGGATGGTCGCCGAGACCGTCGATCGCCTGGGCCGGGTCGATGTGCTGGTGAACAATGCCGCCATCACCTTCGTCGGCGACCTCGATATCCCGCTCAAGCGGCACGACCTCATCATGGAGGTCAACCTTCGCGCCCCTCTGGTCGCCATGCGCGAGGTGAAAGGTCACATGATCCGGCAAGGGGGTGGAGCAATCGTCAACATCTCGTCGGCTGCGGCACTGCACCCACACCCCGGCCTCATGTCCTACGGTATCGCCAAGATCGGTCTCGAGCGCCTGACCGTTGATGCTGCCGCACAGTTGCAACCCCACCACATCGCCGTGAACTGCTTTCGAATCGACATCCCTGTGGCCTCTGAGGGATTCGTCGCCAACACACCTGGGGTGGACAGGTCGAGCTGGGAGCCGTCCGAGGTGGCCGCCGAAGGCATCCTGTGGATGGTTCGTCAGCCGGCCACCTACTCGGGTCGCAGGGAGAGCATGTACGCGCTGCGTCATCGGGAGTCGATCATGAAGTCTCGCGCCGAGCGAGGCTGGGACGGCCCACCGCCACCCACAGAGCTCTACGACGGCCTGGCCGAGGTGGGCGAGAGCACCTTCCGCGAGCCCTATGAG comes from the Acidimicrobiales bacterium genome and includes:
- a CDS encoding LLM class F420-dependent oxidoreductase translates to MQFIYSYPELRGLDGDLLDAGPVGEVARSAEAAGWEGLAFTEHPAPGARWLASGGHQTLDPFVALASAASVTTRLRLLTYLAVGPYRNPSLLAKTAASVDKVSNGRLILGMGTGYQKSEFFALGVDFEERNVLLDEVLDVLPMHWSGEPFSYRGAHFEARDVVARPRPVQDPIPIWLGGNARRTLRRIAGRCQGWMPLVGPAQVSATARTPHLETAADIAAKVAELRDLAGERGEVLQVAPSYADGTIADPTKDVERHRDAFGVLEAAGATWIIVPGASPSAAETRDFLQAFGSTYVGAKSR
- a CDS encoding OB-fold domain-containing protein → MGRQIPLVEYLVLGEEPHLEANECSSCGARYFDRRNACASCGGTGFHKAPIDSEGVLRAFTIVSMAAPGIPVPFVASVIDCGGTSVRANVINTTPDPEHVKLGMKVRLATYVVGADDDGTEAVGFGFEPLEEPDGA
- a CDS encoding TIGR03619 family F420-dependent LLM class oxidoreductase, producing the protein MELGFTSMNTPEDGAPAELARALEERGYGSLWVGEHSHIPVSRRTPYPAGGELPPQYLRMMDPFVTLTAAAAATERLLVGTGVALPLEHDLLGLAKSVATIDRISGGRFLFGVGVGWNEEELTNHRPIPWAKRYRALAECVVALRVLWSDHESEFHGQFYDFDPVWSHPKPMTTPHPPLLCGMGGPLGAQHTIEWADAWLPMDVALGDVAERLTRFRAKAEEAGRGDIPISMVTWGDPTIDTLRAYRDLGIERVVLGAGRQHWDDPKTTYPFIDRYAAYIDVLR
- a CDS encoding MFS transporter, producing MAPVALDADGTATGDRPRQHYRVTFGVLAIGTLAYVLMQSMVLPALATIQHDLHTSESAVAWLLSAFLVSSSVATPILGRLGDMFGKEKMLVLVFAVLAAGTILGGFAGSLWLLIVARVIQGVAGAVFPLAFGIIRDEFPTEKVAGGIGLISALLGIGAGVGIIVGGPVVQHLSYHWLFWFPLVLVVAALVATIRFIPESPVKTPGKVDVRGAVLMSAWLVAVLVGVTEGPVWGWGSAGVIGLFGATVVFFAIWVRVELTARQPLVDMRVMRIPTVWWTNVAALLFGIGMYASIVVLPPFVETPTRAGYGFGASATMAGLFLVPSALGTLVAGLYNGRITAAIGAKGALVVSGVASAVPFGVLAVAHSAPWEVYSASALSGLGLGLGFAALTNLVVDAVPATVTGVATGMNANVRTIGGAVGSQIVASILTAGVLASGYPTERSYGLAFGFMAAAFLLATVAAIVVPVSRQGLVDPEVGGDPAHRRPAGASAAGAREVR
- a CDS encoding thiolase family protein produces the protein MARDDVWILGIHMTKFGKHPNLDTVDLAAEAALAALADGGVSMKDMGVLAAGNLMGAANGIGQQLQKQIGQTGIPVYNVANACATGATALRTAVMAIKAGECELGLAVGVEKLAGAGLLGGGGRPKSDRNVYEPHGRYGSVATIDGRVGTETMPGVFAQVGMEYGHKHGGATFELFARISEKNHSHSTLNPLAAYSKKMTLDQIMGDVMIAYPNTRPMCSANCDGAAAAVVVSGEKLKTLDPTQRRRAVKVSASVLTTDPWEEACQVLPDVNTLTRQAASQAYEQSGVSPEDLDLVELHDCFATAELVHYDNLGLCAEGEAVPFFESGATWRDGRTPVNVSGGLESKGHPIAATGIANIWEVCHHLREEAGDRQIEGATVGLAHVIGLGSACGVHVLERAAA
- a CDS encoding SDR family NAD(P)-dependent oxidoreductase; translated protein: MGARDPDLRHKVALVTGASRGVGAATALALANAGCTVACAARATTEQPQRTPGTIDDVVSRIEDAGGTALAVPTNLADENQVVGMVAETVDRLGRVDVLVNNAAITFVGDLDIPLKRHDLIMEVNLRAPLVAMREVKGHMIRQGGGAIVNISSAAALHPHPGLMSYGIAKIGLERLTVDAAAQLQPHHIAVNCFRIDIPVASEGFVANTPGVDRSSWEPSEVAAEGILWMVRQPATYSGRRESMYALRHRESIMKSRAERGWDGPPPPTELYDGLAEVGESTFREPYE